In Candidatus Sedimenticola sp. (ex Thyasira tokunagai), the following proteins share a genomic window:
- a CDS encoding MltA domain-containing protein yields the protein MVLTLALLSGCSIFIPKEAGIGEEVSWNDLPGWQEDNVADAWPALLSQCTKLRKKKPGWETICSAADQLQEPTDKQVRTFIREYFQPHEIIGTGGSPDGLITGYYEPTLLGSLEADERFAYPIYARPDSLLIIDLAKQFPSLKGKRVRGRLVGNRVIPYYDRTDIDGSKQPLKGKELLWVDDPHGSFFLQIQGSGRVQLPDGSSINVGYADQNGHQYVSIGKKLIERGELSREEVSLFTIREWLKQHPEQAQGLLNENPSYVFFVLNDNGEKGPRGSLNVPLTAERSAAVDRSRIPLGTPIWLSTTLPTEAGLDEASKPYQRLLFAQDTGGAINGPVRADVFFGNGELAERLAGTMKQPGRLFALLPKE from the coding sequence TTGGTACTAACCCTGGCGCTGCTCTCCGGTTGCTCCATCTTCATACCCAAGGAAGCCGGAATCGGTGAAGAGGTGAGCTGGAACGACCTCCCCGGTTGGCAAGAGGACAACGTTGCTGACGCCTGGCCTGCCCTGCTCTCACAATGCACAAAGCTCAGGAAGAAAAAACCAGGCTGGGAGACAATCTGCAGTGCGGCTGACCAACTACAAGAGCCAACAGACAAGCAGGTCCGCACTTTTATCCGGGAATATTTTCAGCCCCACGAAATCATCGGCACCGGTGGAAGCCCCGATGGGCTGATTACCGGTTATTACGAACCCACGCTGTTGGGTAGTCTGGAGGCTGATGAGCGCTTCGCTTATCCCATTTATGCCCGACCGGACTCACTACTTATCATCGACCTGGCTAAACAGTTTCCCAGTCTCAAGGGAAAACGCGTGAGAGGGCGTCTTGTTGGTAACCGGGTTATCCCCTATTACGACCGAACAGATATAGACGGTTCAAAGCAGCCCTTAAAAGGTAAAGAGTTGCTCTGGGTCGATGACCCTCACGGCTCATTTTTCCTGCAGATCCAGGGGTCCGGGCGTGTTCAGTTACCTGACGGCTCGAGCATCAATGTTGGATATGCCGACCAAAACGGGCACCAGTATGTCTCTATCGGAAAGAAACTGATCGAACGAGGGGAGCTCAGTCGCGAAGAAGTGAGCCTGTTCACCATCCGAGAATGGCTGAAACAGCACCCGGAACAGGCCCAGGGGTTGCTCAATGAAAATCCAAGTTATGTCTTCTTTGTTCTGAACGATAACGGTGAAAAAGGACCCAGGGGGTCACTCAATGTCCCACTGACGGCTGAACGCAGTGCGGCAGTTGACAGGTCCCGAATTCCTCTTGGTACACCGATATGGCTTAGTACGACCCTTCCCACTGAGGCAGGCTTGGATGAGGCATCTAAACCCTATCAGCGCCTACTGTTCGCCCAGGATACCGGTGGGGCCATCAATGGGCCTGTCAGGGCCGATGTATTTTTTGGGAATGGAGAGCTGGCAGAGCGTCTTGCAGGTACAATGAAGCAGCCGGGGCGATTGTTTGCCTTGTTGCCGAAGGAGTGA
- the tcdA gene encoding tRNA cyclic N6-threonylcarbamoyladenosine(37) synthase TcdA, which produces MTDVQEIDYQRRFGGIARLYGVHGLEAFRKANVCVVGIGGIGSWAVEALARSGIGEITLIDLDHVAESNINRQIHALESQIGKAKVEAMAERIREINPQCRINCIEEFVETGNLDRLITSEYSYVIDCIDVFKTKTAFIAHCHSNGINVVTVGGAGGQTDPLKVRLADLSRTQYDPLLKKMRKQLRKDHNFPRNLKKRFKIPCVYSDELPVYPDAFGGVCHDKPHKGVSHGLNCGGYGSVTPVTATFGLVAVSHVLRKLEEGNRKQG; this is translated from the coding sequence ATGACAGATGTCCAAGAGATTGACTACCAACGCCGTTTTGGAGGTATTGCCAGGCTCTACGGCGTCCATGGCCTGGAGGCGTTCCGCAAGGCCAATGTCTGCGTGGTGGGCATTGGTGGTATTGGCTCTTGGGCGGTAGAGGCACTGGCTCGCAGCGGTATCGGTGAGATCACACTGATCGATCTTGATCATGTGGCGGAATCCAATATTAATCGTCAGATCCATGCGCTTGAGAGCCAAATTGGAAAAGCCAAGGTGGAGGCCATGGCCGAGCGTATCCGTGAGATCAATCCCCAATGCCGCATTAACTGTATTGAGGAGTTTGTTGAGACCGGCAATCTTGATCGCCTGATCACATCCGAGTATAGCTATGTGATTGACTGTATTGATGTTTTTAAAACCAAGACGGCTTTCATTGCACATTGCCACAGTAACGGAATAAATGTGGTAACGGTGGGGGGTGCTGGAGGGCAGACTGATCCACTGAAAGTACGCCTCGCTGATCTCAGCCGGACTCAATACGATCCTCTATTGAAAAAGATGCGCAAACAGTTGCGCAAGGATCACAACTTTCCAAGAAACCTCAAGAAACGTTTTAAAATCCCTTGTGTCTATTCAGATGAACTACCCGTCTACCCGGATGCTTTTGGTGGGGTATGCCACGATAAACCCCACAAGGGCGTGTCACACGGGCTTAATTGCGGTGGATATGGTTCGGTTACTCCGGTGACGGCTACCTTCGGGCTGGTAGCCGTATCCCATGTACTGAGAAAATTGGAAGAGGGTAATCGGAAACAGGGGTAG
- a CDS encoding branched-chain amino acid ABC transporter substrate-binding protein has protein sequence MKRSVAQTILAAAIGLTLVVPNAMAGDTIKLGVAGPHSGDLASYGIPTIKAAELVVAEVNAKGGINGKKVELLVEDDVCKPEVATNTATKLVSDGVDVVLGHICSGATKAALPIYKSAGIVVMSPSATNPALTQSGDYPNFYRTIASDDAQAKTEVDFALNVLKVRKIAVIHDKGDYGKGLAEFAKIFLEKSDKGEVVLYEGVTPGAVDYSAVVQKIKRSGAEAVIFGGYHPEASKIVTQMRKKRMKTLFISDDGVKDDTFIKVAGKNAEGVYASGPQDNSKNPLSTASIAAHKKAYSADPGAFYENAYAAAQALLRAVENAGSSDHDAVRKALQVNKVATPVGNINFDDRGDAVGVGFAMYQVQNGKYVEVH, from the coding sequence ATGAAGAGAAGTGTTGCGCAGACAATACTGGCGGCGGCCATAGGCCTTACCCTGGTGGTACCAAACGCCATGGCTGGAGATACCATCAAATTAGGTGTGGCGGGTCCCCATAGTGGTGATCTTGCCTCCTACGGGATACCTACTATCAAGGCGGCCGAGCTGGTTGTCGCTGAGGTGAATGCCAAGGGTGGTATCAATGGCAAGAAGGTTGAACTGCTGGTCGAGGACGATGTCTGCAAGCCTGAGGTGGCCACTAACACTGCAACCAAACTGGTTTCTGATGGGGTGGACGTGGTGCTGGGCCATATCTGTTCCGGTGCAACCAAGGCGGCACTGCCGATCTACAAGAGTGCAGGCATTGTTGTGATGTCGCCTTCAGCAACCAATCCGGCGCTGACCCAGAGTGGTGACTATCCCAATTTTTACCGCACGATCGCCTCCGATGACGCCCAGGCCAAGACCGAAGTCGATTTTGCTCTCAATGTTCTGAAGGTGAGGAAAATCGCCGTAATTCACGACAAGGGTGATTACGGCAAGGGCCTGGCTGAGTTTGCCAAGATATTCCTGGAAAAGTCTGATAAAGGTGAAGTCGTGCTTTATGAAGGCGTGACCCCGGGTGCAGTGGATTACTCTGCTGTTGTTCAGAAGATCAAACGCTCAGGTGCTGAGGCAGTGATATTTGGCGGCTATCATCCAGAAGCTTCCAAGATCGTCACTCAGATGCGCAAGAAGAGGATGAAGACGCTCTTTATCTCCGATGATGGCGTGAAGGATGACACCTTTATCAAGGTGGCAGGAAAAAATGCGGAAGGCGTTTACGCATCGGGTCCCCAGGATAACTCCAAGAACCCTCTATCCACCGCCTCAATTGCGGCACACAAGAAGGCCTACAGTGCCGATCCGGGTGCCTTCTATGAGAACGCCTACGCAGCTGCACAGGCACTGTTGAGGGCGGTTGAGAACGCAGGTTCTTCCGATCATGATGCAGTCCGAAAAGCGCTGCAGGTGAATAAAGTTGCTACACCTGTGGGTAATATTAACTTTGATGATCGTGGTGATGCTGTAGGTGTCGGCTTTGCCATGTATCAGGTACAGAACGGCAAGTACGTAGAAGTGCACTGA
- a CDS encoding branched-chain amino acid ABC transporter permease LivH (LivHMGF is the membrane component of the LIV-I/LS branched-chain amino acid transporter): protein MEYFIELLFSGLTRGSIYALIALGYTMVYGIIGLINFAHGEIYMIGAFTAYIVASVLTIYGFPVLSIVIIAGLAAAVWSSAYGYTVEKVAYKPLRHAPRLSPLISAIGMSIFLQNYVLLAQTSDFLAFPQLIPDFEFMEPVAHIVGTTDMIILVTTAVVMLGLTLLIKFSRTGKAMRATSQDRTMAMLVGINVDRVISMTFIIGSSLAAIGGVLIASHIGQINFYIGFIAGIKAFTAAVLGGIGSIPGAVLGSFILGLTESFATGYISSDYEDVFAFSLLVLILIFKPSGLLGKSETQKV from the coding sequence ATGGAATACTTTATTGAGTTACTCTTCAGCGGCCTGACTCGGGGCTCCATTTATGCTCTGATCGCGCTGGGGTACACCATGGTGTACGGCATCATCGGTTTGATTAATTTCGCTCACGGTGAGATCTATATGATCGGTGCCTTCACCGCCTATATCGTTGCTTCTGTGCTGACGATCTATGGTTTTCCTGTTCTTTCTATCGTAATCATTGCAGGTTTGGCTGCGGCTGTCTGGTCTAGTGCCTATGGTTATACGGTGGAGAAGGTGGCCTACAAGCCGCTGCGTCATGCCCCCAGACTGTCACCCCTGATTAGTGCGATTGGCATGTCCATTTTTCTGCAAAACTACGTGCTGCTGGCACAAACTTCTGACTTTCTCGCTTTTCCTCAGCTGATCCCCGACTTTGAGTTTATGGAACCGGTGGCTCATATTGTCGGCACTACCGATATGATAATCCTGGTAACAACGGCTGTGGTGATGTTGGGCCTCACGTTACTGATTAAATTCAGTCGCACCGGTAAGGCGATGCGTGCCACCTCTCAGGATCGCACTATGGCCATGCTGGTAGGGATCAATGTAGACCGGGTCATCTCTATGACCTTTATTATCGGCTCTTCTCTGGCCGCTATTGGTGGTGTGCTAATCGCCTCACATATTGGCCAGATCAACTTCTATATCGGCTTTATCGCCGGTATCAAGGCCTTTACCGCGGCGGTTCTGGGGGGAATTGGCTCCATTCCCGGCGCTGTGCTGGGCAGTTTTATCCTCGGACTCACTGAGAGTTTTGCTACCGGCTATATCTCCAGTGACTATGAAGATGTCTTTGCCTTCTCCCTGTTGGTACTGATTCTGATCTTTAAGCCCTCGGGGCTGCTGGGAAAATCAGAGACCCAGAAGGTGTAG
- a CDS encoding branched-chain amino acid ABC transporter permease: protein MTSFSELKKSLIVSLWFSFLTFPIMVIKADPIEKTVIWRWENLFFVAIGSFTLSMLGKIFFAQHERRRARRAADQAPARDPLIQVILREPRYLYPLAGAILIFALAFPFLFSTYQTNVMTTALMYVVLGLGLNIVVGVAGLLDLGYVAFYAVGAYSYALLNLHFDLGFWTVLPIGAILAAFFGILLGFPVLRLRGDYLAIVTLGFGEIIRLIMENWNEFSQGPSGISNIDRPGLFGLELSLDMAITYLYYLLIVMVLITIFVVNRLQDSRLGRAWIALREDEIACQAMGIDKTKTKLTAFALGATWAGMVGVFFAAKTTFINPASFTFLESAIILSIVVLGGMGSILGVVVGALVLILLPEYLRALSDYRMLAFGAILVTMMVFRPQGIISSVRRTYRYRKRGERERPAEEGDTQ from the coding sequence ATGACTTCCTTCAGCGAACTGAAAAAATCCCTGATTGTCTCTCTCTGGTTCTCCTTTTTGACCTTCCCAATTATGGTGATCAAAGCCGATCCCATCGAGAAGACGGTCATCTGGCGCTGGGAGAACCTCTTCTTTGTTGCCATTGGCAGTTTCACGCTCTCCATGCTCGGCAAGATCTTCTTTGCCCAGCATGAGCGCAGGCGGGCGCGTAGAGCGGCTGATCAGGCACCGGCTCGTGATCCACTGATCCAGGTGATTCTTCGTGAGCCGCGTTATCTCTATCCACTGGCCGGGGCTATTTTGATCTTTGCTCTGGCATTCCCTTTCCTCTTCTCCACCTACCAGACCAATGTGATGACAACGGCGCTGATGTATGTGGTGCTGGGACTGGGGCTCAATATTGTGGTGGGTGTGGCGGGGCTCCTTGATCTTGGCTATGTCGCTTTCTATGCGGTGGGTGCCTACAGCTACGCCTTGCTCAACCTCCATTTTGACCTGGGGTTCTGGACGGTACTACCCATCGGCGCCATTCTGGCGGCATTTTTCGGCATTCTGCTCGGCTTTCCTGTATTGCGGTTACGGGGAGACTACCTCGCCATCGTCACCCTCGGTTTTGGTGAGATCATTCGGTTGATTATGGAAAACTGGAATGAGTTTTCCCAAGGGCCCAGCGGTATCTCCAATATCGATCGTCCCGGGCTGTTCGGCCTTGAACTCTCACTGGATATGGCGATCACCTATCTTTACTACCTACTGATAGTGATGGTGTTGATCACTATCTTTGTGGTTAACCGGTTGCAGGATTCACGACTGGGGAGAGCATGGATCGCCCTGCGTGAAGATGAGATCGCCTGTCAGGCGATGGGCATCGACAAGACCAAGACAAAGTTGACAGCTTTTGCCCTTGGTGCCACCTGGGCCGGTATGGTTGGAGTCTTTTTTGCGGCTAAGACCACCTTTATCAATCCCGCCAGTTTCACCTTTCTGGAGTCGGCGATCATCCTCTCTATTGTAGTACTGGGCGGCATGGGGTCTATTCTGGGGGTGGTTGTTGGCGCATTAGTGCTTATTTTGCTTCCAGAGTACCTGCGAGCACTGTCGGATTACCGGATGCTCGCATTTGGAGCCATTCTGGTCACTATGATGGTGTTCCGCCCACAGGGCATTATCTCCAGTGTCCGTCGTACCTACCGGTATAGAAAACGGGGTGAGCGTGAGCGGCCGGCTGAAGAAGGTGATACCCAATGA
- a CDS encoding ABC transporter ATP-binding protein, with protein MSTPILDVNGLSMDFGGIRALKQLDLDVRSGEIVALIGPNGAGKTTFFNCVTGLYTPTAGDVHLNPPGKKTIRLNGLKPNQVTEKGMARTFQNIRLFQKMTVLENVMIGRHCRTRSHIVGAIFRTEATRREEQETIERSYHLLEKVGLAELADEFAGNLSYGAQRRLEIGRALATDPFLLLLDEPAAGMNPQETRELDQLINRIQSEGQSILLIEHDMKLVMSLSHRIFVMDYGTKIAEGTPEEVRNNPDVIKAYLGDDSDA; from the coding sequence ATGAGCACGCCTATACTTGATGTCAACGGCCTGTCGATGGATTTTGGCGGTATCCGCGCGCTCAAACAGCTCGACCTCGATGTTAGATCAGGAGAGATTGTCGCACTGATCGGTCCAAATGGGGCAGGGAAGACCACCTTCTTCAACTGTGTGACGGGTCTCTACACTCCAACTGCCGGTGATGTTCACCTTAATCCACCTGGTAAAAAGACGATCCGACTGAATGGCCTGAAACCAAATCAGGTGACCGAGAAGGGGATGGCGCGCACCTTCCAAAATATCCGGCTGTTCCAGAAAATGACGGTGCTGGAGAATGTGATGATTGGCCGCCACTGCCGCACCCGTTCCCACATTGTAGGCGCTATCTTTCGTACCGAGGCGACACGACGGGAAGAGCAGGAGACAATTGAGCGAAGCTATCATCTACTGGAGAAGGTGGGGCTTGCTGAATTGGCCGATGAGTTTGCCGGTAACCTCTCCTATGGTGCTCAGCGGCGTTTGGAGATTGGCCGCGCCCTCGCCACCGACCCCTTTCTACTGTTGCTCGATGAGCCCGCTGCCGGCATGAATCCTCAGGAGACCCGGGAGCTTGACCAGTTGATTAATCGCATACAGTCCGAGGGACAGTCCATTCTGCTTATCGAACATGATATGAAGCTGGTAATGAGCCTCTCTCATCGGATCTTTGTCATGGATTACGGCACCAAGATAGCCGAGGGAACACCCGAAGAGGTGCGCAATAATCCCGATGTAATCAAGGCTTACCTGGGTGATGATAGCGATGCTTGA
- a CDS encoding ABC transporter ATP-binding protein, with product MLELRNIEAYYGNIQALRGVSLEIQKGEVITLIGANGAGKSTTLMSVCGIVPPRSGEVLFEGSPIHKESPDRIVAMGICQVPEGRHIFPHLSVRENLDMGAFLRTDKEGIKRDIDYVFSLFPILSERTGQAGGTLSGGEQQMLAMSRALMARPQLLLLDEPSMGLAPLIIKQIFAIIKKINEEHNTTIFLVEQNAKQALQIADRGYVIENGRITISDQADNLLTNPDVQKAYLGI from the coding sequence ATGCTTGAGCTTCGCAATATAGAGGCCTACTACGGCAATATTCAGGCCCTGAGGGGCGTTAGTCTGGAGATTCAGAAGGGGGAGGTTATTACCCTGATCGGCGCCAACGGTGCGGGAAAGAGTACCACTTTGATGTCGGTTTGCGGCATCGTTCCTCCACGCTCGGGTGAAGTCCTGTTTGAAGGCAGTCCAATCCACAAGGAGAGTCCTGACCGTATCGTTGCGATGGGGATATGTCAGGTTCCTGAAGGGCGCCATATCTTTCCTCATCTGTCGGTGAGGGAGAATCTCGATATGGGTGCTTTTCTTCGTACCGACAAGGAGGGGATCAAACGTGATATTGACTACGTTTTCTCACTCTTTCCAATACTATCCGAGCGTACCGGTCAGGCGGGTGGAACCCTCAGCGGGGGAGAGCAGCAGATGCTTGCCATGTCTCGAGCCCTGATGGCAAGACCGCAACTGCTGCTGCTTGACGAGCCCTCTATGGGGTTGGCGCCTCTGATCATTAAACAGATATTTGCGATCATCAAGAAGATCAACGAGGAGCACAACACCACTATCTTTCTGGTAGAACAGAATGCTAAACAGGCACTACAGATTGCTGATCGTGGCTATGTCATTGAGAACGGCAGAATCACTATCAGTGATCAGGCAGATAATCTATTGACCAATCCGGATGTGCAGAAGGCCTACCTGGGAATATGA
- a CDS encoding cupin domain-containing protein, with protein MKITRLEDCETQTIHMEDVAGAIKQVPVGKADGAPNFSIRVFTLEPGGHTPHHSHETEHLNYILEGEGEVLDGDTPRAVAKGDFLLVKPNELHQYRNTGDSPLVFMCMVPSEYE; from the coding sequence ATGAAGATCACACGTCTGGAAGATTGTGAGACTCAAACCATTCATATGGAGGATGTGGCAGGCGCCATCAAGCAGGTGCCCGTTGGCAAAGCCGATGGTGCGCCCAACTTCTCTATACGTGTATTCACTCTGGAACCTGGCGGCCACACTCCCCACCACAGCCACGAAACCGAGCACCTGAACTATATCCTCGAAGGCGAAGGTGAGGTGCTTGATGGCGATACCCCCAGAGCCGTTGCCAAAGGCGACTTCCTGCTGGTAAAGCCCAATGAACTGCATCAATACCGCAATACTGGAGACTCACCACTGGTCTTTATGTGTATGGTGCCCAGTGAGTATGAATAA
- a CDS encoding valine--tRNA ligase, with product MDKTYDPHSLEQRWYKTWEERGYFAPTQKNGSDQSSYCIMIPPPNVTGNLHMGHGFNNTVMDTLIRYHRMKGDQTLWQPGSDHAGIATQMVVERQLEADGKSRHDLGRDAFIDRIWEWREESGGNITRQLRRLGSSLDWQHERFTMDDGLSDAVKEVFVRLHEEGLIYRGKRLVNWDTKLHTAVSDLEVLNEEEAGHMWHMRYPLTNGQGHLVVSTTRPETMLGDCAVAVNPEDERYKHLIGELVELPLTNRKIPIVADEHADPEFGTGCVKITPAHDFNDYEVWQRHRDELQISGQPHGGLINIFTVDAGVRENTSEEGELLPAKYIGMDRYEARKQIVADLDAEGLLEKIVDHKLMVPRGDRSGTVIEPFLTDQWYVKVGPLAKPAIAAVENGDIKFVPDNWKNTYYEWMNNIQDWCISRQIWWGHRIPAWYDDEGNVYVGRSEEEVREKHGFDAAYPLRQDEDVLDTWFSSALWPFSTLGWPENTQRLEDFYPTNVLVTGFDIIFFWVARMIMFGLKFMDGKVPFHEVYVHGLVRDSHGDKMSKSKGNVLDPIDLIDGIELEELVQKRTSGMMQPQLAKKIEKQTRKDFPDGITSFGTDSLRFTFAALAATGRDIKFDMGRIEGYRNFCNKLWNASRYVFMNTEEQDCGQNGGDVELSVADRWIISRLQSTETVVSDALENYRLDQAAKAIYEFTWNEYCDWYLELSKPVLNNKDASEAALRGTRQTLVGVLETLLRLTHPIMPFITEEIWQKAAPLAGIEAETLMLRPFPVADQSKMDRDAEAEMEWVKLFILGIRRIKGEMNIAPSKPLGVLLQNASDLDRAWLESNRHYLDFLARLESATLLESGVEAPESATALVGEMKVLIPMAGLIDKAAELARLEKEIGKITSDMERISKKLENPNFVDKAPAAVVQKEKDKLADQQSALDNLQEQLEKIQKL from the coding sequence ATGGATAAAACATACGACCCCCACAGCCTGGAACAACGTTGGTATAAAACCTGGGAAGAGCGTGGTTATTTTGCTCCCACCCAGAAGAACGGCAGCGACCAATCCTCCTACTGCATCATGATCCCGCCGCCCAACGTTACCGGCAATCTGCATATGGGTCACGGTTTCAACAACACCGTGATGGATACCCTTATCCGCTACCACCGCATGAAGGGGGATCAGACCCTGTGGCAGCCGGGTTCAGATCACGCAGGTATCGCCACCCAGATGGTGGTGGAGCGCCAGCTCGAAGCCGACGGCAAGTCCCGTCACGACCTCGGCCGCGACGCCTTTATTGACCGCATCTGGGAGTGGCGCGAGGAGTCCGGCGGCAACATCACCCGTCAGCTGCGCCGCCTCGGCTCATCCCTGGATTGGCAGCATGAACGCTTCACCATGGATGATGGTCTCTCCGATGCGGTGAAAGAGGTCTTTGTCCGCCTCCATGAGGAGGGATTGATCTATCGTGGCAAGCGCCTGGTCAACTGGGATACCAAGCTGCACACCGCCGTCTCCGATCTGGAGGTACTGAACGAGGAGGAAGCGGGCCACATGTGGCACATGCGCTATCCTCTCACCAACGGCCAGGGCCACCTCGTAGTCTCCACCACCCGTCCCGAGACCATGCTTGGTGACTGTGCCGTGGCAGTGAACCCCGAAGACGAGCGCTACAAGCATCTGATCGGCGAGCTGGTGGAACTGCCACTGACCAACCGCAAGATCCCCATCGTTGCTGACGAACATGCGGACCCGGAGTTCGGCACAGGCTGTGTAAAGATCACCCCGGCCCACGACTTCAACGACTATGAGGTGTGGCAGCGTCACCGAGATGAACTGCAGATCAGTGGACAGCCCCATGGCGGCCTGATCAACATCTTCACTGTAGATGCTGGGGTCCGTGAGAACACATCTGAAGAGGGCGAACTGCTGCCTGCAAAGTACATAGGCATGGACCGCTACGAAGCGCGCAAGCAGATCGTTGCCGATCTTGACGCAGAGGGCCTGTTGGAGAAGATCGTCGACCACAAGCTGATGGTGCCACGGGGTGACCGCTCCGGCACCGTGATTGAACCCTTCCTCACCGACCAGTGGTACGTCAAGGTAGGTCCGCTGGCCAAACCCGCCATTGCAGCGGTGGAGAATGGCGATATCAAGTTCGTGCCGGACAACTGGAAAAACACCTACTACGAGTGGATGAACAACATCCAGGACTGGTGCATCAGCCGTCAGATCTGGTGGGGCCACCGTATTCCCGCCTGGTACGACGACGAAGGCAACGTCTATGTCGGTCGTTCCGAGGAAGAAGTACGCGAGAAGCACGGTTTTGATGCCGCCTACCCCTTGCGCCAGGACGAAGACGTACTGGATACCTGGTTCAGCTCCGCCCTCTGGCCCTTCTCCACCCTCGGCTGGCCCGAGAACACCCAGCGACTGGAGGATTTCTACCCCACCAACGTACTGGTCACCGGCTTCGATATCATCTTCTTCTGGGTTGCCCGGATGATCATGTTCGGCCTCAAGTTCATGGATGGCAAAGTGCCTTTCCATGAGGTCTACGTCCACGGCCTGGTGCGTGACTCTCACGGCGACAAGATGTCCAAATCCAAGGGCAACGTGCTCGATCCCATTGATCTGATCGACGGCATCGAATTGGAAGAGCTGGTACAGAAGCGCACCAGCGGCATGATGCAGCCACAGCTGGCGAAGAAGATTGAAAAACAGACCCGCAAGGACTTCCCCGACGGCATCACCAGTTTTGGCACCGACTCACTACGCTTCACTTTCGCCGCACTGGCCGCCACCGGCCGTGACATCAAGTTTGACATGGGACGTATCGAGGGCTACCGCAACTTCTGCAACAAGCTATGGAACGCATCCCGCTACGTCTTTATGAACACCGAAGAGCAGGATTGCGGCCAGAACGGCGGTGATGTGGAGTTGAGTGTTGCAGATCGCTGGATCATCTCCCGCCTGCAATCCACAGAGACCGTGGTGAGCGATGCCCTGGAAAACTACCGCCTCGACCAGGCAGCCAAGGCGATCTACGAGTTCACCTGGAATGAGTACTGTGACTGGTACCTGGAGCTCTCCAAGCCGGTCCTGAACAATAAAGATGCGTCAGAAGCCGCCCTGCGTGGTACCCGACAGACACTGGTAGGGGTGCTTGAAACTCTGCTGCGCCTGACCCACCCGATCATGCCCTTCATCACTGAAGAGATCTGGCAGAAGGCCGCCCCTCTTGCCGGTATCGAGGCCGAGACCCTTATGCTCCGCCCCTTCCCTGTGGCGGACCAGAGTAAGATGGATCGTGATGCTGAGGCCGAGATGGAGTGGGTAAAGCTGTTCATTCTTGGTATACGCCGCATCAAGGGTGAGATGAATATCGCACCGAGCAAACCCCTGGGGGTTCTGCTGCAAAATGCATCTGATCTGGACCGTGCATGGCTGGAAAGCAACCGCCACTACCTCGATTTCCTTGCCCGCCTGGAGTCGGCCACGCTGCTGGAGAGTGGTGTGGAAGCACCGGAATCCGCCACCGCTCTGGTAGGTGAGATGAAGGTTCTGATCCCCATGGCCGGTTTGATCGATAAAGCCGCGGAACTTGCTCGTCTAGAGAAAGAGATAGGCAAAATAACTAGTGACATGGAGCGGATCAGCAAGAAGCTGGAGAATCCAAATTTTGTCGACAAGGCGCCTGCAGCCGTAGTGCAGAAAGAGAAGGACAAGCTCGCCGATCAACAGTCTGCCCTTGATAACCTGCAGGAGCAGTTGGAGAAGATTCAGAAGTTGTAA